The Drosophila innubila isolate TH190305 chromosome 2L unlocalized genomic scaffold, UK_Dinn_1.0 4_B_2L, whole genome shotgun sequence genome segment ACATCAATGCCGGCCTCCTTGATGCCAGTGTTGGTGGCCTCCTTGACAGCCTGGAGAAGTTTATCATACTTATTGTTGAATGTCAGCGTGAAGGCGCAGTCAATGATGCGTCCTTTGATGTGCGtgccaaaatcaattttgcaCACATCATCGTGCTGCAGCACCGTTGTGTCGCCCGCATTTGGTGTATAATGGGCAGCACAATGGTTTAGCGAGCATCCGGTGGGAAAGGCCAAGCCGGCATCCAAGCCATTCTCACCAATAAGGCGACGTGCGGTGTTCTCCAGTTCCTCACAGATCTGTATCATTGTCATGCCTGGCTTAATGTAACTTTGCATATACTGACGAGTTTGACGATGCGCCTCGGCTGCCTGACGCAGCTCCTGATAGATATCATTGTTCATGCGGTCCAGTGCGCGCTTCTCCTCCGATGTGAAACGATCCTTGGCCGTGCGATCGTCGGGCATATCCTTTGGCGTGGGATACTCCATTATCTGACCCTCGGGATAGTTGCCATTGGCAAACAGCTCCGAAATGGGAATAGTTGGGGGATCTGTTTGACCACCACCTACTTTTTTGCccttgttcttcttctttgctGGCTGAGCCGCTCCTGCTGGCGCCTTTTTCTCCGCATCGCCATTTGTGTTTGCGACCGGCTCGCCTCCCTCAGCCACAATTTTAGCAGCAGCCTCTGaattattacatacatatgtatatggtTGAATTGCGCATGTAAAATATgtctacatatgtacatacatacatacgtatgtctatatgtatataaaagtacaACTGCAATTGGCAGGTCACTCACCTTGTCGCAGTTTCTTGTTGTTCGGCTTTGGCTTCTTTTGTTTCTTGGCATCCTCGccggttgctgttgcagcaactTCGGACACGATGGCCTCAACTTTTGGTGTCTCCACGGCAGACATTTTGAcgtatatatttctaaaattgtgaAACTAACTTGCGGCTACAAAGCAATGGCGATGAAAGGAAAACACGAGGTTAGTGATGTTATATGAGCCGTATGCGATACATTTGAGCACTTCATCGATAGATTTTTATACTGTATGAATTGTGAATATTTTGCTAAAATTAGCCTTCTTGATTGcacttttttgtaaaaaatttacgGCGCTGTTACTATTCTTATGTACTACAAAGCAAATTTCAATTCtctacaaaatattataaagtgGCAGTGAAAAACTCAATACCAGACACCACATCAATATCGCTCATCTCTAGTCCCTACATATATATCGATTATGATATTGCAGCATGCAAACCGATAGCTTGTGGCGGTGGGCGATTACAgacttttgtaattatttattttttataaatggtATTCCATAAATATATTCAGATTTGGTTTTGATTAGGTAAAACATCTACTAGCCTGGGCCAGctccaaacaaaacaaaaaaaaaaaagaccgaATAGAAGGCGATTTGTCATAAATTTAGTTTGGAAActcaactagtttttttttaatctttgaagtttccatacaaagttgcgttttttgttgttgctttgtgcaaCTTGTCTCTGTTATTGCCCGTTACCAAcacttcatttttttgactGCTATACAAATTTTCCGGGTATTAAAGATTTAAAGGCCAGTTTCGAGTAGACCAGAAATTTCCGCCGACAGAAAGTTTTCTATGGAATTGTTGGCAAATTCTTCTCTTTACGgcactaaaatttttatatagattttaGACCTACCAGAACTTTTTCTGGGCTACTCAATACGGGCCTTAATGGTAAAGGGTATACATTATGTGCATGATTTATGTTTTGCTTGCTGAGCAGTCGATCAAGAATGTTAATATAGGGTGGCCCTTCTAGCGGTTGCATTTCGAACTACTCATTATTTCAACTTTGACAGCTCGAATGACATTGCCAGTGTGTAAAATACCAAGTAAAAGGTTTGCGGCTTACGAAATGGTTAAGTTTACGCTCGAAGAAAATTGGGACAGTGAGtcgttgattttgtttttggaaatcgatttaatcagcTTTATAgattgtcaaaaaaatcatcgagttgaagtaATCGATAATAgcttccgcgaaaatcgagttgtcgatatttcgatatatttttacatcactaatcgACGACATATGGTTCCAGCAGGACGGCGCTACGTGTCACACAGCGTAcgcttgaaaatcaaataaacagaCGAAGAGGCGATGTCAACTGGCCGACTCGCAGCTACGATTTGACCCCGTTGGATTATTTTTGCGTGTTGCTGTCAAGGATTAATGCTATGACAACCATCCAGAGACGCTTGACGACCTAAAGATTGAAGTCGCCATTGAGGACCATGCTAAAAATTGGGTCGATCGGATGGCCTGCTGCAAGGCCTCCCGGGGCAGCCAAATGGACAGGGTtgtcgaatattttttaaaaatcgtatcgataatattttttgttttaaaaaaatatcaaaatgatatttaatatattgatatatttgatatttttattatttccttttttgaagggttgttaataatatatcaatatatcgatattttttccaaaactgatatatttatttcgtaatattttttttgtccaaatatcaaatatgcgatatttttgttggcatattttatgatatttttgcgTTAGTCAGTCTGTAGT includes the following:
- the LOC117782404 gene encoding methionine aminopeptidase 2, with protein sequence MSAVETPKVEAIVSEVAATATGEDAKKQKKPKPNNKKLRQEAAAKIVAEGGEPVANTNGDAEKKAPAGAAQPAKKKNKGKKVGGGQTDPPTIPISELFANGNYPEGQIMEYPTPKDMPDDRTAKDRFTSEEKRALDRMNNDIYQELRQAAEAHRQTRQYMQSYIKPGMTMIQICEELENTARRLIGENGLDAGLAFPTGCSLNHCAAHYTPNAGDTTVLQHDDVCKIDFGTHIKGRIIDCAFTLTFNNKYDKLLQAVKEATNTGIKEAGIDVRLCDIGSAIQEVMESYEIELDGKTYPIKAIRNLNGHSISPYRIHAGKTVPIVKGGESTRMEEDEFYAIETFGSTGRGLVHDDMDCSHYMKNFDLPFVPLRLQSSKQLLGTINKHFGTLAFCKRWLDRAGATKYQMALKDLCDKGIVEAYPPLCDIKGCYTAQYEHTIMLRPTCKEVVSRGDDY